The following proteins come from a genomic window of Gynuella sunshinyii YC6258:
- a CDS encoding dienelactone hydrolase family protein: MKHVLPFLIIILCSPVLFAAAGKDITYTIANEPFQGYYVSAGKNAPLVLLLHDWDGLTDYETQRADMLAEMGYSVFAADLFGAGIRPTLVEDKRQHTGELYQDRGRMRALLNGALQTAGDQGGNIDNLVVMGYCFGGAAVLEMARSGVPAKGYVTFHGGLQTPEGQDYSKAQGSLLILHGTADTAITMDQFAQLATELERAGIKHEMITYSGAPHAFTVFGAPSYRKDADEKSWQRFTEFLTTVSR, encoded by the coding sequence ATGAAACATGTATTGCCCTTCTTGATTATTATCTTGTGTTCACCGGTGCTGTTCGCAGCAGCGGGAAAGGACATAACTTACACCATCGCGAATGAGCCCTTTCAGGGATACTATGTCAGTGCAGGGAAAAACGCGCCATTGGTACTCCTGCTTCACGACTGGGATGGATTGACAGACTACGAAACGCAGCGAGCCGATATGCTGGCAGAAATGGGGTATTCGGTATTTGCTGCAGATCTGTTTGGTGCCGGCATCCGTCCGACTCTCGTCGAGGATAAACGCCAGCACACTGGAGAGTTATATCAGGATCGTGGTCGTATGCGGGCCTTGCTGAATGGCGCATTACAGACGGCAGGTGACCAGGGAGGCAATATCGATAACCTGGTTGTGATGGGTTATTGTTTTGGTGGCGCCGCAGTGCTGGAAATGGCGCGCTCCGGAGTTCCTGCTAAGGGTTATGTGACTTTTCATGGTGGTCTGCAAACGCCCGAAGGTCAGGATTACAGCAAAGCCCAAGGTAGTTTGCTGATTCTTCATGGTACCGCAGATACCGCTATTACCATGGATCAATTTGCGCAGTTGGCTACAGAGCTTGAACGGGCTGGCATTAAGCATGAGATGATCACTTACAGTGGTGCTCCTCATGCATTTACAGTATTTGGGGCGCCTTCATACCGAAAAGATGCTGATGAAAAATCATGGCAGCGTTTTACTGAGTTTCTGACGACGGTGAGCCGTTAA
- a CDS encoding YbhB/YbcL family Raf kinase inhibitor-like protein: MGFALSTMQLQSDAFDNGGKIPAKHTGEAENVSPSLSWKNSPDGTNGYAVICHDPDAPLISRGGSYGFVHWVLYNIPADVTHLEEATDQFTQGVHDAGNTGYTGPMPPNGHGLHHYYFWVIALKDAPKLPAGLTLWQLLDAVEPYAIGMNRLVGTYQRD; encoded by the coding sequence ATGGGTTTTGCACTTTCAACAATGCAACTTCAAAGCGATGCTTTTGATAATGGTGGAAAAATACCTGCAAAACATACCGGCGAGGCTGAAAATGTGTCGCCATCATTATCCTGGAAAAACTCTCCGGACGGCACTAACGGCTATGCCGTCATTTGCCATGATCCGGATGCACCTCTGATATCCCGGGGCGGCAGTTACGGTTTTGTTCATTGGGTACTGTACAACATTCCTGCGGATGTCACCCATTTAGAGGAGGCAACGGACCAGTTTACCCAGGGTGTTCATGACGCCGGTAACACGGGATATACCGGCCCCATGCCTCCTAATGGTCATGGGCTTCATCATTACTATTTTTGGGTAATTGCTTTGAAAGATGCACCAAAATTGCCTGCCGGATTGACTCTCTGGCAATTGTTGGATGCAGTGGAACCCTATGCTATTGGTATGAATCGCTTGGTTGGTACCTATCAGCGCGACTGA
- a CDS encoding ABC transporter ATP-binding protein, translating into MTAVLSQDDKYVRFVNVKKSYDNKNLVVKDFNLDIQKGEFVTLLGPSGSGKTTCLMMLAGFEDVTSGSIEINRKSVQDIAPYHRNIGMVFQHYALFPHMTIAENLAYPLKVRKMSSSDINTAVQASLDLVELSRYGDRYPGQLSGGQKQRVALARSLIFEPSIVLMDEPLGALDKNLREQMQFEIKRLHEQFGFTAIYVTHDQTEALTMSDRIAVFNDGVVQQCAPPAELYERPANSFVADFIGENNHIVGTVQQINDGVATIKLFDGSVINADATLNCPAVGQPCALTIRPEKLFIVSADRRYENFVSAEFITRLYVGDSIRYFFKLANGSELMVKVLNDHEAPHLIAGQKAELTWHTKNGLALDKP; encoded by the coding sequence GTGACGGCAGTGCTTAGCCAAGATGACAAGTATGTCCGGTTTGTGAACGTTAAGAAGAGCTACGATAACAAAAATCTGGTTGTTAAGGATTTTAACCTGGACATTCAAAAAGGTGAATTCGTTACTCTGTTAGGGCCATCAGGGTCTGGCAAAACAACGTGTCTTATGATGCTTGCCGGTTTTGAGGATGTTACAAGCGGAAGTATTGAAATTAACCGTAAATCTGTTCAGGACATAGCACCTTATCACCGAAATATCGGTATGGTGTTTCAGCATTATGCATTATTTCCCCACATGACAATTGCAGAAAATCTTGCTTATCCTCTTAAAGTCCGCAAGATGAGTTCCTCAGACATCAATACGGCCGTGCAGGCATCACTGGATCTGGTTGAGTTGAGTCGTTATGGCGATCGTTATCCGGGGCAGTTGTCTGGTGGACAGAAGCAGCGTGTTGCGCTGGCCAGATCCCTGATTTTTGAGCCCAGCATTGTGTTGATGGATGAGCCTCTGGGTGCACTCGATAAAAATCTGCGTGAGCAGATGCAGTTTGAAATCAAACGTTTGCACGAGCAGTTTGGTTTTACCGCTATTTACGTGACTCATGATCAAACTGAAGCATTGACAATGTCTGATCGTATTGCTGTTTTTAACGATGGTGTCGTTCAGCAATGTGCCCCTCCCGCAGAGTTATATGAGCGCCCGGCGAACAGTTTCGTGGCAGATTTTATCGGTGAAAACAATCATATCGTTGGTACGGTGCAGCAAATCAACGATGGCGTGGCAACCATAAAGCTTTTTGACGGTTCAGTCATTAATGCAGATGCCACTCTTAATTGTCCTGCCGTGGGGCAGCCCTGTGCCCTCACCATACGACCTGAAAAACTGTTCATCGTGTCAGCAGACCGAAGATATGAAAATTTTGTGTCGGCGGAATTTATAACCCGGTTATATGTTGGTGATTCCATTCGTTATTTCTTTAAGTTGGCGAATGGTTCTGAACTGATGGTGAAAGTATTGAACGATCATGAAGCTCCGCATCTTATTGCGGGTCAGAAAGCTGAACTGACTTGGCATACTAAGAACGGCTTGGCTTTGGATAAGCCGTAA
- a CDS encoding ABC transporter substrate-binding protein: MKRFAQIAALSLAATTLPALAEQMTVVSFGGAYGDVQQKSMLEPFMEKTGNKLLFESYSGGVAELKSQVESGNILWDVIDMEVIDVERACSEGLLEEFPMDTLPPGDDGTPAKDDFSPAALENPCGVAQIVWTILYAYNTETIGGGHPSSMADFFDTKKFPGKRALRKRPQVNMEWALLADGVPADKVYDMLTTEEGQARAFAKLDSIKNDIVWFDSWSQAPQLLNDGGAVMVQSANGRFFDAIQKDKKPFVMVWDGHVYDLDVWSIVKGSKHKKLAEDFIRFATGSKPLAAMPSIAYGPTRQSSYAYVDKDLVSKLPSAHLDEGMHASSVFWADYGESLGEKFNEWLLK, from the coding sequence ATGAAGAGATTTGCTCAAATTGCTGCTTTGTCGCTGGCGGCTACTACTCTGCCGGCTTTGGCTGAGCAGATGACGGTTGTTTCATTTGGCGGTGCTTACGGTGACGTACAACAGAAATCCATGCTGGAACCGTTTATGGAAAAGACTGGCAACAAGCTGTTGTTTGAAAGTTATTCCGGCGGTGTTGCAGAACTGAAGTCTCAGGTAGAGAGCGGAAACATTTTATGGGATGTCATCGACATGGAGGTTATTGATGTGGAGCGGGCTTGCTCCGAAGGGTTGCTGGAGGAATTCCCTATGGATACCCTGCCTCCAGGGGATGATGGTACGCCAGCTAAAGATGACTTCAGTCCTGCCGCTCTGGAAAACCCTTGTGGGGTCGCTCAGATTGTCTGGACGATTTTATATGCCTACAACACCGAAACCATCGGTGGTGGACATCCTTCCTCCATGGCGGACTTTTTCGATACCAAAAAATTTCCAGGAAAACGCGCCCTGCGCAAGCGTCCTCAGGTGAATATGGAGTGGGCTCTGCTGGCGGATGGAGTTCCGGCTGACAAAGTATATGACATGTTGACAACCGAAGAAGGACAGGCCCGCGCGTTCGCCAAACTGGATAGTATCAAAAATGATATCGTCTGGTTTGACAGCTGGTCTCAGGCACCACAATTACTCAATGATGGTGGTGCTGTCATGGTTCAGTCTGCCAATGGACGTTTCTTTGATGCCATTCAGAAAGATAAAAAACCGTTTGTAATGGTTTGGGACGGTCATGTGTACGATCTTGACGTCTGGTCTATTGTCAAAGGTTCCAAACATAAAAAACTGGCTGAGGACTTCATTCGTTTTGCGACTGGATCCAAACCACTGGCAGCTATGCCTTCTATTGCATACGGTCCAACCCGTCAGTCTTCATACGCTTATGTTGATAAAGATCTGGTATCCAAACTGCCATCTGCTCACCTTGACGAAGGCATGCATGCGTCCAGCGTTTTCTGGGCCGATTATGGCGAGTCATTGGGTGAAAAATTCAATGAATGGTTGCTGAAATAA
- a CDS encoding ABC transporter permease translates to MSGVELTQAEKRTFDRTQRKARRTALLFVAPLLLFIVVSFVLPIGTMLFRSVYHPAVAELIPATLQKLKAWDETSNTIPEPDALQVFAGELKTLVENKTFGKLAEEINRSSPGASSLIKSTARKMSRLDDAELQSKGDQALLDAGKQWSNPNLWRSIKKAGNVFTGAYYLTAVDMERNGEGRVVSRKTQIYTDLYVKSLKIALYITLLTGLIGFPLAYYLANAPERTANVLMVFVLLPFWTSLLVRTTAWMALLQTNGVINSVLQSLHIISEPLELLYTQFSTIIAMTHILLPFMILPLYSVMKGIDPSYFRAALSLGAKPIPAFMRIYLPMTTPGFSAGALLVFIISIGYYITPALVGGVDGQMISNLIAFHMQSSNNWELAAALGSLLLVLILAMYWLYDRLVGVSNLKLG, encoded by the coding sequence ATGTCTGGGGTTGAACTCACACAAGCAGAAAAACGAACCTTTGACCGGACTCAGCGAAAAGCCCGACGAACCGCTTTGTTGTTTGTCGCACCACTGCTGTTATTTATTGTTGTTTCCTTTGTGTTGCCGATTGGAACCATGTTGTTTCGCAGCGTATATCATCCCGCTGTTGCGGAACTGATTCCGGCCACTCTGCAGAAACTGAAAGCCTGGGATGAAACCAGCAACACGATTCCCGAACCGGATGCATTACAGGTTTTCGCCGGTGAACTGAAAACGCTGGTAGAAAATAAGACGTTTGGCAAATTGGCAGAAGAGATCAACCGTTCGTCACCTGGAGCGTCCAGTCTGATCAAATCCACTGCCCGAAAAATGAGCCGGCTTGATGATGCTGAGTTGCAATCCAAGGGAGATCAGGCTTTATTGGATGCCGGTAAACAATGGTCTAACCCCAATTTATGGCGTTCCATCAAAAAAGCAGGAAATGTATTCACCGGTGCTTATTACCTGACGGCTGTTGATATGGAGCGTAATGGCGAAGGGAGGGTGGTATCTCGGAAAACACAGATTTATACCGATCTTTATGTCAAGAGTCTTAAAATCGCGCTTTATATCACCTTGCTGACGGGGCTGATAGGTTTTCCGTTAGCGTATTATCTTGCCAATGCTCCGGAAAGAACTGCAAATGTTCTAATGGTATTTGTATTGTTGCCATTTTGGACGTCTCTACTGGTACGTACTACCGCGTGGATGGCCTTATTGCAGACAAATGGAGTGATCAATTCCGTGTTGCAGTCATTGCATATTATTTCCGAACCGCTGGAACTTCTGTATACGCAATTTTCCACTATTATTGCCATGACACATATTCTTCTGCCGTTCATGATTTTGCCATTGTACAGTGTCATGAAGGGAATCGATCCCAGCTATTTTCGTGCGGCTTTGTCACTTGGGGCAAAACCGATACCAGCATTCATGCGTATCTATTTACCGATGACCACTCCTGGGTTCAGTGCCGGGGCATTACTGGTTTTCATTATTTCCATCGGTTACTACATCACTCCAGCACTGGTTGGAGGTGTTGATGGGCAAATGATCAGTAACCTGATTGCATTCCATATGCAATCTTCCAATAACTGGGAACTGGCGGCAGCATTGGGGTCTCTGCTATTGGTATTGATTCTGGCGATGTATTGGCTTTATGACCGGTTGGTTGGTGTCAGCAACCTGAAACTGGGTTGA
- a CDS encoding ABC transporter permease, producing MANYPKYYTIWHKLGVNGLKLTAWLVLLFLMLPIIVVIPLSFNAEPYFTFTKEMLSLQPGAYSMRWYAEILHDEKWLMAIKNSFYIGILSALIATVLGTCASVGLTNPKMPYQRLIMAVLLSPMIVPVIITAAGMFFFYSKFGLAGSHLGIIIAHAALGTPFVVVTVNAALAGFDYSLVNASMGMGARPIYTFVKVIMPLIRPGVISGALFAFVTSFDEVVVVLFMAGPQQTTIPRQMFSGLREQINPTILAVATLLVVVSALLLFTMEYLRARGQRIRGGQV from the coding sequence ATGGCAAATTATCCCAAATACTATACGATCTGGCATAAACTTGGCGTCAATGGACTTAAGCTGACAGCCTGGCTGGTATTGTTATTTCTCATGCTGCCGATTATTGTCGTGATTCCGTTATCGTTTAATGCCGAACCCTATTTCACGTTCACCAAGGAGATGCTTTCGCTGCAGCCGGGTGCTTACTCCATGCGTTGGTATGCTGAAATCCTTCATGATGAAAAATGGCTGATGGCCATCAAAAACAGTTTCTACATCGGTATTTTATCGGCGTTGATTGCAACTGTGTTGGGAACCTGTGCGTCGGTCGGATTGACCAATCCAAAAATGCCGTATCAGCGTCTCATTATGGCGGTTTTATTATCGCCTATGATTGTGCCAGTGATTATCACGGCAGCCGGAATGTTTTTCTTCTACAGTAAGTTCGGGCTTGCGGGCAGTCATTTGGGAATTATCATTGCACATGCTGCTCTGGGCACGCCATTTGTGGTGGTTACGGTTAACGCTGCGCTCGCCGGATTTGATTATTCGCTGGTGAATGCTTCGATGGGCATGGGAGCAAGGCCGATTTATACATTTGTAAAAGTGATCATGCCGTTGATCCGACCCGGTGTTATTTCCGGGGCATTGTTTGCATTCGTGACATCATTTGATGAAGTGGTTGTTGTGCTGTTTATGGCAGGGCCTCAGCAGACCACAATTCCCAGACAGATGTTTTCCGGTTTGCGGGAGCAGATCAATCCCACCATTCTGGCTGTTGCCACATTATTGGTGGTGGTATCCGCACTGCTACTGTTTACCATGGAATATTTGCGCGCCCGAGGGCAGAGAATTCGAGGTGGGCAGGTATAA
- a CDS encoding ferredoxin--NADP reductase has product MAKMVQETVTHVHHWNETLFSFRTTRGDSLRFENGHFVMIGLEVESRPLMRAYSIASPNYLEELEFFSIKVPDGPLTSRLQKIKVGDPILVGTKPTGTLINGNLLPGKHLYLVATGTGLAPFMSIIQDLEVLESYDKIILTHGVRYTSELAYTDFLTKELPEHEYLGELIREKLIYYPTVTREPFRNQGRLTDLMTSGKLFADIGLPEPTVADDRFMICGSPSMLKDTVKILEDRGFSEAKQGNQAEYVIERAFVEQ; this is encoded by the coding sequence ATGGCAAAAATGGTTCAGGAAACGGTTACCCATGTGCATCACTGGAATGAAACGCTGTTCAGTTTTCGTACCACCCGTGGTGACTCACTCCGTTTTGAGAATGGTCACTTTGTTATGATCGGACTGGAAGTTGAAAGTCGTCCACTTATGCGTGCTTACAGCATCGCCAGTCCAAACTATCTGGAAGAGCTGGAGTTTTTCAGCATTAAAGTACCTGATGGCCCACTGACATCACGACTCCAGAAAATCAAAGTCGGAGATCCAATCCTGGTGGGCACCAAACCGACCGGCACTCTGATCAATGGTAATTTGCTACCCGGCAAACACCTTTATCTAGTTGCTACCGGGACAGGGCTGGCACCGTTCATGAGCATCATTCAGGATCTTGAGGTGCTTGAAAGTTATGACAAGATCATTTTGACCCATGGTGTCCGTTATACTTCTGAGCTGGCATACACCGACTTTCTGACCAAAGAGCTACCTGAGCATGAGTATCTTGGGGAACTGATTCGGGAAAAGCTGATCTATTATCCTACCGTCACCCGTGAGCCGTTCAGAAACCAGGGACGACTGACAGATCTGATGACCAGTGGAAAGTTATTTGCTGATATTGGCTTGCCCGAACCCACAGTTGCTGATGACCGCTTCATGATCTGCGGTAGTCCATCCATGCTGAAAGATACTGTCAAAATTTTGGAAGACAGAGGCTTCTCAGAAGCCAAGCAGGGTAATCAGGCAGAGTATGTAATTGAACGCGCATTTGTAGAACAGTAA
- a CDS encoding LysR family transcriptional regulator: MKFSLRQLQVFTAAARYQNITRAAESLSMSQSAASGALKDLERQYSVLLFDRIGKRLKLNEFGELLRPRAEALLANAAEMDQFLEGHNRPGNLRIGATLTLGNYIAVSLMAKYMEMHSGTRVSLDVANTRLVVDKVLQYEIDLGLIEGEVSHPELEVSPWTGDHLQIFCAPDHPLASRPQLDMQDVLAADWIMREPGSGTRQTFERCLQDVFPRLNICLELQHTEAIKRAVEAGLGISCLSKITLVEAFKRKSLVPLRLEGYDFYRRFYFVWHKQKYLSAGMHEWLKLCRQHTGQ; encoded by the coding sequence ATGAAATTTTCATTACGACAACTCCAGGTATTTACGGCGGCGGCCCGTTATCAGAACATCACCAGGGCTGCAGAGAGCCTTTCTATGTCCCAATCTGCGGCATCCGGAGCTCTGAAGGATCTGGAGCGACAGTATTCTGTTTTACTGTTTGATCGCATTGGCAAGCGATTGAAGTTGAATGAATTTGGAGAACTTTTACGACCGAGGGCCGAAGCGCTGCTGGCAAATGCTGCGGAAATGGATCAGTTCCTTGAAGGTCACAATCGACCGGGTAATCTCAGAATCGGTGCAACCCTAACTCTCGGCAATTACATTGCCGTGTCGTTGATGGCTAAATATATGGAAATGCATTCCGGTACCAGAGTTTCCCTGGACGTTGCCAATACCCGTCTGGTTGTTGACAAAGTGTTGCAGTATGAAATTGACCTGGGGTTGATTGAAGGAGAAGTCAGCCATCCGGAGCTGGAAGTCAGTCCGTGGACCGGGGACCACTTACAGATATTTTGTGCCCCCGATCATCCTCTGGCCAGCAGACCTCAGCTCGACATGCAGGATGTACTGGCAGCTGACTGGATTATGCGCGAACCCGGATCAGGCACCCGACAGACGTTTGAGCGTTGTCTTCAGGATGTGTTTCCCCGTTTAAATATTTGTCTTGAATTGCAGCACACCGAAGCGATTAAAAGGGCTGTGGAGGCTGGTCTGGGGATCAGCTGCCTGTCAAAAATTACACTGGTAGAAGCCTTTAAACGTAAAAGCTTGGTTCCTCTGCGGCTGGAAGGATATGACTTTTACCGGCGTTTTTATTTCGTCTGGCATAAACAAAAGTACTTGAGTGCCGGAATGCATGAGTGGCTGAAACTGTGTCGTCAGCATACCGGGCAATAA
- a CDS encoding GGDEF domain-containing response regulator, translating into MQILVVEDSSTLRAGMKTMIASLGHSAVFAKSGEEALQMVGSLSIDMIIMDIELPGLDGYETTMLFREALCDHWVPIIFVTGNSSDESVLKAIDAGGDDYLVKPVSQTLLQAKIIAMQRIADMQANLHELNRKLSEQSETDPLTGLSNRRYFNLRAVDQFETARRMALSVAIMMMDIDQFKVYNDNYGHLQGDSCLQQVSRVLKSVVRRTTDLVARFGGEEFIIMLQDCDAKGAQMIADEIMAAIDQAAIPHEYSAVSDHVTLSIGVCVIVPDRNLVELQDCIKIADEQLYKAKNRGRAQAVIEQSNKMKTTLIVSREPETIKSIGKVLNSKSIIITSSDQEECNEIITQVHPDIVICDIRPETGIVPDDLSLLMAPDRQSDFIVVELSSGAQKSYPDQNSLLSDSHMLSI; encoded by the coding sequence ATGCAGATATTAGTTGTTGAAGACAGTTCTACATTAAGAGCCGGTATGAAGACTATGATCGCCTCATTAGGACATAGTGCTGTTTTTGCGAAGTCAGGAGAAGAGGCTTTGCAAATGGTCGGTTCTTTGTCCATTGATATGATTATCATGGATATCGAATTACCCGGACTGGATGGTTATGAAACTACCATGCTGTTTCGCGAAGCGCTGTGTGATCATTGGGTCCCAATTATATTTGTGACGGGTAATTCCAGTGATGAAAGTGTGCTTAAGGCGATTGATGCCGGTGGTGATGACTATCTGGTTAAACCGGTCAGTCAGACGCTGTTGCAGGCTAAAATCATTGCCATGCAACGCATTGCTGACATGCAGGCCAATCTTCACGAACTGAATCGTAAACTATCAGAACAAAGTGAAACAGATCCGCTGACAGGGTTGTCCAATCGGCGTTATTTTAATCTGCGTGCGGTTGATCAGTTTGAGACAGCCAGACGTATGGCATTGTCTGTCGCCATCATGATGATGGATATCGATCAGTTTAAAGTTTACAACGACAATTACGGTCACTTGCAGGGAGACAGTTGTCTTCAACAGGTTTCCAGAGTACTGAAGTCAGTTGTTCGACGGACCACCGATCTGGTTGCGCGCTTTGGTGGCGAAGAGTTCATCATTATGTTGCAGGACTGTGACGCCAAAGGCGCGCAGATGATTGCCGATGAGATAATGGCCGCAATCGATCAGGCAGCTATTCCCCATGAATATTCTGCCGTCAGTGATCATGTGACCTTGAGTATCGGTGTTTGCGTTATAGTGCCTGACCGCAATCTGGTAGAGTTGCAGGATTGCATAAAAATAGCGGATGAACAGCTTTACAAGGCTAAAAACCGTGGACGGGCCCAGGCTGTTATTGAACAAAGTAACAAAATGAAAACCACGCTGATTGTCTCGCGTGAGCCTGAGACCATTAAATCCATCGGCAAGGTACTCAACTCCAAGTCCATCATTATTACTTCGTCTGACCAGGAGGAATGCAACGAGATCATCACTCAGGTCCATCCGGATATTGTCATATGTGACATCCGACCAGAGACGGGCATCGTGCCGGATGATCTGTCTTTGCTCATGGCTCCTGATCGCCAGTCTGATTTTATTGTGGTTGAGCTCTCCAGTGGCGCGCAAAAGAGCTATCCAGATCAAAATTCTTTATTGTCGGACTCGCACATGCTGAGTATCTGA
- the serA gene encoding phosphoglycerate dehydrogenase has product MSNKSLEKSKIRILLLEGVHQSALDTFEAAGYSNIEYLSGSLSEDALIEKIRDAHFVGIRSRTQLTRKVFEAAEKLVAVGCFCIGTNQVDLDAATETGVVVFNAPYSNTRSVAELVLAEAILLLRRIPERNASCHNGGWLKNAKNSFEVRGKVLGIIGYGNIGTQFGILAEGLGMKVKFYDVVTKLPLGNAEQVASLPELLQVSDVVSLHVPETAATKWMIGAEQFAHMKQNAIFINASRGTVVDIDALAEALDRDRLLGAAVDVFPVEPRTNDDEFKSPLRGLDNVILTPHIGGSTVEAQRNIGIEVADKLITFSDNGTSISAVNFPEVALPAHPGKHRILHIHHNVPGVMSEINHIFSENNINISGQYLQTSNNVGYVVIDVDQDCGPKALQMIRDVKGTIKARILF; this is encoded by the coding sequence ATGAGCAATAAATCTCTTGAAAAAAGCAAAATTCGTATTCTGTTGCTAGAGGGCGTGCATCAGTCTGCACTGGACACTTTTGAAGCCGCCGGTTATTCAAATATCGAATACCTGAGTGGATCTTTGTCAGAAGATGCCCTTATCGAGAAGATCAGAGATGCTCATTTTGTGGGTATTCGTTCGCGCACCCAGTTGACCCGTAAAGTTTTCGAAGCCGCTGAGAAGCTGGTGGCGGTCGGTTGTTTTTGTATTGGTACCAATCAGGTGGATCTGGATGCGGCAACAGAAACCGGTGTGGTGGTGTTTAATGCTCCTTATTCCAATACCCGTTCCGTGGCGGAGCTGGTTCTGGCAGAAGCTATTCTGTTGCTGCGTCGTATCCCTGAACGTAACGCCTCCTGCCATAACGGTGGCTGGCTGAAGAACGCTAAAAACTCATTTGAAGTCAGAGGCAAGGTGCTGGGGATTATCGGCTACGGCAATATTGGTACCCAGTTCGGTATCCTTGCAGAAGGCCTGGGCATGAAGGTGAAGTTTTATGATGTCGTGACCAAACTGCCATTGGGTAATGCTGAGCAGGTGGCCAGTCTGCCGGAGCTGTTACAGGTGTCAGATGTCGTCAGTCTGCATGTTCCAGAAACAGCGGCCACGAAGTGGATGATCGGTGCCGAGCAGTTTGCGCATATGAAGCAAAATGCCATTTTCATTAATGCCAGCCGTGGTACTGTGGTTGATATCGATGCGCTGGCCGAGGCACTGGACCGGGATCGATTATTGGGTGCTGCCGTCGATGTGTTCCCGGTAGAACCCAGAACCAATGATGATGAATTTAAATCACCGCTACGTGGGCTGGACAATGTCATCCTGACCCCACACATTGGTGGTTCAACGGTCGAGGCGCAGCGCAACATCGGTATTGAAGTCGCCGATAAGCTGATAACCTTTTCAGACAACGGTACTTCAATTTCCGCTGTGAATTTCCCTGAAGTTGCACTGCCGGCTCATCCAGGTAAACACCGCATTTTGCATATCCATCATAACGTTCCTGGAGTCATGTCAGAGATCAACCATATCTTCTCTGAAAATAACATCAATATCAGTGGTCAGTATCTGCAGACCAGCAATAACGTCGGTTATGTGGTCATTGATGTAGACCAGGATTGCGGGCCAAAAGCGCTACAGATGATTCGTGATGTTAAGGGAACCATCAAAGCCAGAATATTGTTCTGA
- a CDS encoding LPP20 family lipoprotein → MSKAMKVITPALLVLVLFNGCASKQEQKTEQTAEYFTDCTFPDSPNAAAPGWVCDEPVSEYPVSAVGSASPSAAGYDFMKDQAATAARVRLAQQMEVHVMNMVKQYVESTGVSDSETVDQVRTSVSKVVTDQTLLGSRIIGNRTSPNGYLYVLVGIDEKNTAYNTQKALLTSMGNDEALWQEFKAQKGFDELAAEIANTK, encoded by the coding sequence ATGTCTAAGGCCATGAAGGTTATAACACCTGCTTTGCTGGTGCTTGTTTTGTTCAACGGATGTGCTTCAAAACAAGAACAAAAAACTGAACAGACCGCAGAATACTTTACTGATTGTACTTTCCCTGATTCCCCTAACGCTGCAGCTCCTGGATGGGTCTGTGACGAACCTGTATCCGAATATCCCGTTTCAGCAGTCGGTTCCGCCAGTCCATCGGCAGCCGGTTACGATTTCATGAAGGATCAGGCTGCCACTGCTGCCAGAGTTCGACTGGCACAACAAATGGAAGTACATGTCATGAATATGGTCAAGCAGTATGTTGAATCGACCGGTGTGTCAGACAGTGAGACTGTCGATCAGGTCAGAACATCTGTCTCCAAAGTCGTAACCGATCAAACACTGCTGGGAAGCCGTATCATCGGCAATCGTACCAGTCCGAATGGCTATCTTTATGTTCTGGTTGGAATCGACGAAAAAAATACTGCCTATAACACTCAAAAGGCTCTGTTGACCAGTATGGGCAATGACGAAGCTCTTTGGCAGGAATTCAAAGCTCAAAAGGGTTTTGATGAATTGGCTGCAGAAATTGCCAATACCAAGTGA